A DNA window from Jaculus jaculus isolate mJacJac1 chromosome 1, mJacJac1.mat.Y.cur, whole genome shotgun sequence contains the following coding sequences:
- the Ptgs1 gene encoding prostaglandin G/H synthase 1 isoform X2 — translation MNTGEGVAFSQGEVNPCCYYPCQNQGVCVRFGLDRYQCDCTRTGYSGPNCTIPELWTWLRNSLRPSPTFVHFLLTHGRWFWEFVNATFIREMLMRLVLTVRSNRIPSPPTYNLAHDYISWESFSNVSYYTRVLPSVPQGCPTPMGTKGKKQLPDAQILADRLLLRRKFIPAPQGTNLMFAFFAQHFTHQFFKTSGKMGPGFTKALGHGVDLGHIYGDNLDRQYHLRLFKDGKLKYQVLNGEVYPPSVEEAQVLMRYPPGVPPRNQMAVGQEVFGLLPGLVLYATIWLREHNRVCDLLKAEHPTWDDEQLFQTTRLILIGETIKIVIEEYVQHLSGYFLQLKFDPELLFRAQFQYRNRIAIEFNQLYHWHPLMPDSFKVGTHEYSYEQFLFNTSMLVDYGVEALVDAFSHQRAGQIGGGRNIDHHVLHVAVDVIRESREMRLQPFNEYRKRFGMKPYTSFQELTGETEMAAELEELYGDIDALEFYPGLLLEKCQPNSIFGESMIEIGAPFSLKGLLGNPICSPEYWRPSTFGGETGFNVVNTATLKKLVCLNTKTCPYVSFHVPDSSQDNRPDVARPSTEL, via the exons ATGAACACAGGGGAAGGTGTGGCCTTCTCCCAGGGTGAAG TCAACCCCTGTTGTTACTACCCGTGTCAGAACCAGGGTGTCTGTGTCCGCTTCGGCCTCGACCGCTACCAGTGTGACTGCACTCGCACGGGCTACTCGGGCCCCAACTGTACCATCC CCGAGCTCTGGACCTGGCTGCGGAATTCTCTGCGGCCCAGCCCCACGTTCGTCCATTTCCTGCTCACCCACGGGCGCTGGTTCTGGGAATTTGTGAATGCCACCTTCATCCGAGAGATGCTTATGCGCCTGGTACTCACAG TGCGATCCAACCGCATCCCCAGCCCTCCCACCTACAACTTAGCACATGACTACATCAGCTGGGAGTCCTTCTCCAACGTGAGCTACTACACTCGCGTTCTGCCCTCTGTGCCCCAAGGCTGCCCTACACCTATGGGGACCAAAG GGAAAAAGCAGCTGCCAGATGCCCAGATCCTGGCTGACCGATTACTGCTCAGGAGGAAGTTCATCCCTGCCCCGCAGGGCACCAACCTCATGTTTGCCTTCTTTGCACAACACTTCACCCACCAGTTCTTCAAAACTTCTGGAAAGATGGGTCCTGGCTTCACCAAGGCCCTGGGCCATGGG GTAGATCTGGGCCACATTTATGGAGATAATCTGGATCGTCAGTATCACCTGCGCCTTTTTAAGGATGGGAAACTCAAGTATCAG GTGCTGAACGGAGAGGTGTATCCGCCCTCGGTGGAAGAGGCTCAGGTGTTGATGCGCTACCCGCCGGGCGTCCCGCCGCGTAACCAGATGGCTGTGGGCCAGGAGGTGTTTGGGCTGCTTCCGGGGCTGGTGCTGTACGCCACCATCTGGCTGCGGGAGCACAACCGGGTGTGCGACCTGCTGAAGGCGGAGCATCCCACCTGGGACGACGAGCAGCTCTTCCAGACCACCCGCCTCATCCTCATAG GCGAGACCATCAAGATTGTCATCGAGGAGTATGTGCAACATTTGAGTGGCTACTTCCTGCAGCTCAAGTTTGATCCGGAACTGCTATTCAGAGCCCAGTTTCAGTACCGCAACCGTATCGCCATAGAGTTCAACCAGCTCTACCACTGGCACCCGCTCATGCCTGACAGCTTCAAAGTGGGCACACATGAGTACAGCTATGAGCAGTTCTTGTTCAACACCTCCATGCTGGTGGACTATGGTGTTGAGGCCTTGGTGGATGCCTTCTCTCACCAGAGAGCTGGACAG ATTGGTGGGGGTAGGAACATCGATCACCACGTGCTGCATGTGGCTGTGGATGTCATCAGGGAGTCTCGAGAGATGCGGCTGCAGCCCTTCAATGAATATCGCAAGAGATTTGGCATGAAGCCCTACACCTCTTTTCAGGAACTCACAG GAGAGACGGAAATGGCAGCTGAGTTGGAAGAGTTATATGGAGACATCGACGCTTTGGAGTTCTACCCAGGGCTGCTTCTTGAAAAGTGCCAGCCCAACTCCATCTTTGGGGAGAGTATGATAGAGATCGGGGCGCCCTTCTCCCTCAAGGGTCTCCTAGGAAATCCCATCTGTTCTCCAGAGTACTGGAGGCCAAGTACATTTGGTGGTGAGACGGGCTTTAACGTCGTCAACACAGCCACGCTGAAGAAACTGGTCTGTCTTAACACCAAGACCTGTCCCTACGTCTCCTTCCATGTACCGGATTCCAGCCAGGACAACAGGCCTGATGTAGCACGACCCTCCACAGAGCTCTGA
- the Ptgs1 gene encoding prostaglandin G/H synthase 1 isoform X1, producing the protein MPPRAMSRRGVSLRFPLLLSLLLQPSVLPADPGTPIPVNPCCYYPCQNQGVCVRFGLDRYQCDCTRTGYSGPNCTIPELWTWLRNSLRPSPTFVHFLLTHGRWFWEFVNATFIREMLMRLVLTVRSNRIPSPPTYNLAHDYISWESFSNVSYYTRVLPSVPQGCPTPMGTKGKKQLPDAQILADRLLLRRKFIPAPQGTNLMFAFFAQHFTHQFFKTSGKMGPGFTKALGHGVDLGHIYGDNLDRQYHLRLFKDGKLKYQVLNGEVYPPSVEEAQVLMRYPPGVPPRNQMAVGQEVFGLLPGLVLYATIWLREHNRVCDLLKAEHPTWDDEQLFQTTRLILIGETIKIVIEEYVQHLSGYFLQLKFDPELLFRAQFQYRNRIAIEFNQLYHWHPLMPDSFKVGTHEYSYEQFLFNTSMLVDYGVEALVDAFSHQRAGQIGGGRNIDHHVLHVAVDVIRESREMRLQPFNEYRKRFGMKPYTSFQELTGETEMAAELEELYGDIDALEFYPGLLLEKCQPNSIFGESMIEIGAPFSLKGLLGNPICSPEYWRPSTFGGETGFNVVNTATLKKLVCLNTKTCPYVSFHVPDSSQDNRPDVARPSTEL; encoded by the exons TCAACCCCTGTTGTTACTACCCGTGTCAGAACCAGGGTGTCTGTGTCCGCTTCGGCCTCGACCGCTACCAGTGTGACTGCACTCGCACGGGCTACTCGGGCCCCAACTGTACCATCC CCGAGCTCTGGACCTGGCTGCGGAATTCTCTGCGGCCCAGCCCCACGTTCGTCCATTTCCTGCTCACCCACGGGCGCTGGTTCTGGGAATTTGTGAATGCCACCTTCATCCGAGAGATGCTTATGCGCCTGGTACTCACAG TGCGATCCAACCGCATCCCCAGCCCTCCCACCTACAACTTAGCACATGACTACATCAGCTGGGAGTCCTTCTCCAACGTGAGCTACTACACTCGCGTTCTGCCCTCTGTGCCCCAAGGCTGCCCTACACCTATGGGGACCAAAG GGAAAAAGCAGCTGCCAGATGCCCAGATCCTGGCTGACCGATTACTGCTCAGGAGGAAGTTCATCCCTGCCCCGCAGGGCACCAACCTCATGTTTGCCTTCTTTGCACAACACTTCACCCACCAGTTCTTCAAAACTTCTGGAAAGATGGGTCCTGGCTTCACCAAGGCCCTGGGCCATGGG GTAGATCTGGGCCACATTTATGGAGATAATCTGGATCGTCAGTATCACCTGCGCCTTTTTAAGGATGGGAAACTCAAGTATCAG GTGCTGAACGGAGAGGTGTATCCGCCCTCGGTGGAAGAGGCTCAGGTGTTGATGCGCTACCCGCCGGGCGTCCCGCCGCGTAACCAGATGGCTGTGGGCCAGGAGGTGTTTGGGCTGCTTCCGGGGCTGGTGCTGTACGCCACCATCTGGCTGCGGGAGCACAACCGGGTGTGCGACCTGCTGAAGGCGGAGCATCCCACCTGGGACGACGAGCAGCTCTTCCAGACCACCCGCCTCATCCTCATAG GCGAGACCATCAAGATTGTCATCGAGGAGTATGTGCAACATTTGAGTGGCTACTTCCTGCAGCTCAAGTTTGATCCGGAACTGCTATTCAGAGCCCAGTTTCAGTACCGCAACCGTATCGCCATAGAGTTCAACCAGCTCTACCACTGGCACCCGCTCATGCCTGACAGCTTCAAAGTGGGCACACATGAGTACAGCTATGAGCAGTTCTTGTTCAACACCTCCATGCTGGTGGACTATGGTGTTGAGGCCTTGGTGGATGCCTTCTCTCACCAGAGAGCTGGACAG ATTGGTGGGGGTAGGAACATCGATCACCACGTGCTGCATGTGGCTGTGGATGTCATCAGGGAGTCTCGAGAGATGCGGCTGCAGCCCTTCAATGAATATCGCAAGAGATTTGGCATGAAGCCCTACACCTCTTTTCAGGAACTCACAG GAGAGACGGAAATGGCAGCTGAGTTGGAAGAGTTATATGGAGACATCGACGCTTTGGAGTTCTACCCAGGGCTGCTTCTTGAAAAGTGCCAGCCCAACTCCATCTTTGGGGAGAGTATGATAGAGATCGGGGCGCCCTTCTCCCTCAAGGGTCTCCTAGGAAATCCCATCTGTTCTCCAGAGTACTGGAGGCCAAGTACATTTGGTGGTGAGACGGGCTTTAACGTCGTCAACACAGCCACGCTGAAGAAACTGGTCTGTCTTAACACCAAGACCTGTCCCTACGTCTCCTTCCATGTACCGGATTCCAGCCAGGACAACAGGCCTGATGTAGCACGACCCTCCACAGAGCTCTGA
- the Ptgs1 gene encoding prostaglandin G/H synthase 1 isoform X3 translates to MPPRAMSRRGVSLRFPLLLSLLLQPSVLPADPGTPIPVNPCCYYPCQNQGVCVRFGLDRYQCDCTRTGYSGPNCTIPELWTWLRNSLRPSPTFVHFLLTHGRWFWEFVNATFIREMLMRLVLTVRSNRIPSPPTYNLAHDYISWESFSNVSYYTRVLPSVPQGCPTPMGTKGKKQLPDAQILADRLLLRRKFIPAPQGTNLMFAFFAQHFTHQFFKTSGKMGPGFTKALGHGVLNGEVYPPSVEEAQVLMRYPPGVPPRNQMAVGQEVFGLLPGLVLYATIWLREHNRVCDLLKAEHPTWDDEQLFQTTRLILIGETIKIVIEEYVQHLSGYFLQLKFDPELLFRAQFQYRNRIAIEFNQLYHWHPLMPDSFKVGTHEYSYEQFLFNTSMLVDYGVEALVDAFSHQRAGQIGGGRNIDHHVLHVAVDVIRESREMRLQPFNEYRKRFGMKPYTSFQELTGETEMAAELEELYGDIDALEFYPGLLLEKCQPNSIFGESMIEIGAPFSLKGLLGNPICSPEYWRPSTFGGETGFNVVNTATLKKLVCLNTKTCPYVSFHVPDSSQDNRPDVARPSTEL, encoded by the exons TCAACCCCTGTTGTTACTACCCGTGTCAGAACCAGGGTGTCTGTGTCCGCTTCGGCCTCGACCGCTACCAGTGTGACTGCACTCGCACGGGCTACTCGGGCCCCAACTGTACCATCC CCGAGCTCTGGACCTGGCTGCGGAATTCTCTGCGGCCCAGCCCCACGTTCGTCCATTTCCTGCTCACCCACGGGCGCTGGTTCTGGGAATTTGTGAATGCCACCTTCATCCGAGAGATGCTTATGCGCCTGGTACTCACAG TGCGATCCAACCGCATCCCCAGCCCTCCCACCTACAACTTAGCACATGACTACATCAGCTGGGAGTCCTTCTCCAACGTGAGCTACTACACTCGCGTTCTGCCCTCTGTGCCCCAAGGCTGCCCTACACCTATGGGGACCAAAG GGAAAAAGCAGCTGCCAGATGCCCAGATCCTGGCTGACCGATTACTGCTCAGGAGGAAGTTCATCCCTGCCCCGCAGGGCACCAACCTCATGTTTGCCTTCTTTGCACAACACTTCACCCACCAGTTCTTCAAAACTTCTGGAAAGATGGGTCCTGGCTTCACCAAGGCCCTGGGCCATGGG GTGCTGAACGGAGAGGTGTATCCGCCCTCGGTGGAAGAGGCTCAGGTGTTGATGCGCTACCCGCCGGGCGTCCCGCCGCGTAACCAGATGGCTGTGGGCCAGGAGGTGTTTGGGCTGCTTCCGGGGCTGGTGCTGTACGCCACCATCTGGCTGCGGGAGCACAACCGGGTGTGCGACCTGCTGAAGGCGGAGCATCCCACCTGGGACGACGAGCAGCTCTTCCAGACCACCCGCCTCATCCTCATAG GCGAGACCATCAAGATTGTCATCGAGGAGTATGTGCAACATTTGAGTGGCTACTTCCTGCAGCTCAAGTTTGATCCGGAACTGCTATTCAGAGCCCAGTTTCAGTACCGCAACCGTATCGCCATAGAGTTCAACCAGCTCTACCACTGGCACCCGCTCATGCCTGACAGCTTCAAAGTGGGCACACATGAGTACAGCTATGAGCAGTTCTTGTTCAACACCTCCATGCTGGTGGACTATGGTGTTGAGGCCTTGGTGGATGCCTTCTCTCACCAGAGAGCTGGACAG ATTGGTGGGGGTAGGAACATCGATCACCACGTGCTGCATGTGGCTGTGGATGTCATCAGGGAGTCTCGAGAGATGCGGCTGCAGCCCTTCAATGAATATCGCAAGAGATTTGGCATGAAGCCCTACACCTCTTTTCAGGAACTCACAG GAGAGACGGAAATGGCAGCTGAGTTGGAAGAGTTATATGGAGACATCGACGCTTTGGAGTTCTACCCAGGGCTGCTTCTTGAAAAGTGCCAGCCCAACTCCATCTTTGGGGAGAGTATGATAGAGATCGGGGCGCCCTTCTCCCTCAAGGGTCTCCTAGGAAATCCCATCTGTTCTCCAGAGTACTGGAGGCCAAGTACATTTGGTGGTGAGACGGGCTTTAACGTCGTCAACACAGCCACGCTGAAGAAACTGGTCTGTCTTAACACCAAGACCTGTCCCTACGTCTCCTTCCATGTACCGGATTCCAGCCAGGACAACAGGCCTGATGTAGCACGACCCTCCACAGAGCTCTGA